The DNA region ACCAGCGTCAACGTGTAGGTACCTGCTGGCACCTCCTCTGTGTGGGCCCTCGGCTGCGCGTTGAGGATCTTCCCGGAGTCCGCCGCCACCGTTCCGGCAGCGGATGGCAGCGCCGTGGCCTGCCACGCCGGCACGTCCGCGTTCTCGACCGAAACCTGCTGCCCACAGCCGGAAACGGCCAGCAGGGCGGCGGCCGCTGCCACCCAGGAAGCTGCCCGCGGGAAGGAGGGAAGAAGGAGAGCCATGCCTCCAATTTACCCGGCAAACGCTACCCTGCGATCAGCTCCAGCACCTCGCCCCGGTGCAGTGCCAGATAGACGCGGTCCCGCAGCGCATTGGCCTCAGGGTCAGTCAATGTCCGGTCCAACGGCTGCAGCACCAGCCGCAGCAGCACGTTCACCTGGCCGGAAGACATCCGCAAACGCTCGACGGCGGCCGGCGGCAGCTCCGCCGTCGGCGTTACGGCCTTGACCTCCAGGGCCGCCAGGACCTCTGCGTCCTGCCCCAGGGCGTCACGGGCCAGGTCGCCGAGAAGTTCGACGTCGGCGTCGGCTTCGGAAGGCAGCACCAGGGAAAGGTCGCGCCGGATTTCAGGCATGGCCGAGACGGGACGGTACGGCGAGAGGTCCAGCAGCTGGGCCTGGATCTCCGGGTGCGTGGAACGCAAGAGCCTGATGTCCGTGATTCCCTTGCGCAGCATCAGCGCCCGGTCCAGCCCCATGCCGAGCGCCAGACCGGCCCAACGGCGGGGATCCAGGCCGGAACCGCGGAGGACAGGCGCGGCCACCAGGCCGCATTCTGCCAGTTCCAGCCATTCGCCGCGCCCGTCCGGCTGGCTGACAAGGACGTCCAGCTGCCGTCCGGCTGCGGTGTAGCTGTGGCGGGCGGGCGTGGCGCGCCACCGGACGTCGGGGTACTCGGCAGCGGGAAGGACGGCCTCCACCACGGCCGCCGTCATCGCTTCGAGAT from Arthrobacter pascens includes:
- the srmL gene encoding PheS-related mystery ligase SrmL → MKKYLSLARLNSALSLRDLSDPDAGPHAMQLLLADVVAGLERLWAVTSRTHRLSPLVATADNYDRLGYSPDDVTRDSRYSRHVSPTVMLRSHTSSGIPALLDSLRGELGHYDRLHVLPGLVYRRDAIDRTHVGAPHQVDLWRLKARGLLGQADLEAMTAAVVEAVLPAAEYPDVRWRATPARHSYTAAGRQLDVLVSQPDGRGEWLELAECGLVAAPVLRGSGLDPRRWAGLALGMGLDRALMLRKGITDIRLLRSTHPEIQAQLLDLSPYRPVSAMPEIRRDLSLVLPSEADADVELLGDLARDALGQDAEVLAALEVKAVTPTAELPPAAVERLRMSSGQVNVLLRLVLQPLDRTLTDPEANALRDRVYLALHRGEVLELIAG